The stretch of DNA TGTATCTTCGCCTTTCGaatgcataaacaaacaggtGCATTCCTAAGGTATTTCCGGTGACACAGAAAACACCAAAGGTTTGAGCTTATGGTAACTtggggacaaacaaacaagcaaacaataaaagtttcattttcattttcgttTCAAAGTATCTGATTTTGAACGTTTGCAACGGTAAAACCCTCTAGGAACAGACTGAAACGGCTTACATGAGTTATTCTTCCATTTGGACTTGAAGCTGCCAAATAGTCTCCATTTTAGAGAGGCCATCCACAGACTCACAGCTCTCACGTGATGACTGTCTCATCACCAGGCCGGAGAAGATGCTCCTGGGCACCGTCATGACTTCTTCCTGCTTTACCGCTCGTCTGGCCCCCAGCAATGGCATGGAGTTTAGCTCTGGGATATGCAGGACCCCAGTGCTGGGGTTCCAGTCAACTAACGTCGGACCATTtgcatcctcttcctcttccccatcCTCGTTCTCAACCTCATCGGTGTTGCTCTGATATGTTGACTGCCCCGGCCTGCTGATAGTCTGCGTCATGTAACTGTTATGTCCGGTGACAGGAGGCATTGGGGGCTGTGGCGGCGCGAGGGGGTCAAAGCCTCGTCCCGTTGATTCCTCTGGAGGTGAGTGGCTGACAAATCCGTAGTCCGGAGGCatctcgtcgtcgtcgtcgtcgtacTCCGGTGGTGCTCTGTCCACTCGCTGGGCTGTATAGCTGGGCGGTTGGGACTCATCGCTGGGTTGTTgcggtgctggtggtggaggagtcTTGAAAACAGGCAACTGGCTAGGAAGGAGCTTCACAATCTCCTCCTCCAGGGACTGCAGGCTGGGTTTGTGGATGTTGAGGACATCGATAACTGCCACGGGAGGTACAAAAGTTTTCTCCTCGGGCGATATGCTCTGGAAGACCAAGGAAAAATGGTCATAATCAGAACATTATGACTGAACGAATAATCGATACACACAATTGACACTTGACAAACACTCATGTAGTCAGTTCACAGTTTTATCAGCATTGTTACTAAACAATTAAATAATTTCTTTATCTGCTGCTTCATCTGAGGCTATATTTACAGCATTCATGGCATGTCCATTGAAAGGATCACTGACATCTCTGTATTTGAGATAACTAGTATTTGGCCTCTGTGTGCACTATTCTGTTCTTTTCAACAATttaattttacattttgtattgtTTAATATTTCTgctattaattattattatcgcTGGATCCATCTTCCATGGCTATAATGTGTAATTTCCCCAGTGTGGGATTAAATAAAGTCTTGTCTTATCGTGTGTTCTTTGTCCTCACTCTAAAAGAGATTAAGCTaacgttttgagcaatgtttgAGCAATTTTTTGAGCAAACACTCAATGAATGGCAAGAGACGCAAGACCAGTCTAGTCAGTCTAGCGGAAATAACAATGCGGGTTGGTTGGGCCTGCAGGTGTAGGCTACAGCCGAACCCACTGAGCGCACCATCAGGTGACTCAACAACGAGATAATTTCTCATGTCAGTGATGCTGTTTTAGTCTTACCGTACAATCTGGTTGCTTCTGCTTGTTTCCAAATACGTAATGGTACACAAGACAGATGGACAATATCAGGGCAAACAAAGACACTGCTGAGGGTAGAAGACCAGCTAGAATCACCATCAACATATGCTTCTTGAAAGGATCTAAAATCATAAGAGATGAGAGTTTTTTAGAGACAGGTGTTAAAGTCAAGTTCAAGAtgtcaagtcacacacactcagtcctaCCTCACTTTGTGTATTCACTTAAGTAAAACCACTGAGATTGAATATTTAATATATTTCACATATATAGTAAACTAACACTAAACCAAAACCAAAACTAAACCTTGAATTGTATGGATACAAATCTCGCGATAAGAGATCCTGATAAGTCATCTTATCTTTTCCTATGTCCATTACTTCCTGTTAAAACACATTCTTTACAGTGAATGGATGGTGTTGAATGACAGGGCGTTTTTTTTCCCAGAACTGTCTCACCTGTTGGTGTTTTCTCACACTTCCATTCACTTGTGTGGGATTCAAGAGGAATGTTCTGTGAATAGGTCCCAGCAGACACGCAGTACATAGTATCATATTCCAGCGAGTCAAGTCTGTAGGACTGGTTCTTAGTAAAAATCTGCTTCTGGAACAAATAGAGGTGTATGcgacacatttctaagtatcgGAAAGTGCTGTATAGAATGACAGTGTTAGGCTACAGTATTCATATACCTCACACTACTTCACAGGGTTTGCTTGAACTGTTTTGAACTGTTTTCCTCAgtgcgtcgaaacgtcagtctttggtgcaccacaataaaaaaagttattacgtaatctgagtgctccggtcatctctgggttagtctatttgaagtagcccagccagcgtttCTGATCCTGTGGTCCTGAACTGTGAGCACCGACAAGGCTTGAGCGCTTCTTGAGCGTATCTTAGTTGCATGAACTTATTTCCTCCTTGACCTAATCATTATTGCCGTGCGGTTCCAAAGTCAACAAACTATAAAACCAACACATGGGGATATTTAAtttgttcactcactcactcagactgTAAGGTTAAATTGGATATGCGACACCATTCAAATACTACACAAGCACAGCAAGGGCACTGGTTTCTGAAAATCTGGGCTTTAAAATAGCTATGGTTTAGCCTACTACTTGctcaaatgagatgtggtctggcaaccaaatgttaattttctcgtatttgaaaaaaatgcccagatccgttcattgggcgccacggatgtctatcaaatgtgtctgtgcatagctcatcatcgttttgctttccccccctgttctgtgattggtcccctatctcaggcaaaaattagggcggtagtttccagactgccttagcaatGAAATTgcacgcaaggcagcatgggaacacccaggctatgatGAGAAGGtttatagttttttttataGCATTCAACTTTGTTCTTCTTTAAAAGTCCTGGGCAAATACATGTTGGTATCAAGGTATCAAGAACTTTATGACAGTTACAGTAGTAAAGTCCCTTTATGTGCTCTTGGCAACAGCCAACACATGCTGGATCTACAACGCAACGTTTTAATGAAATGTTGTGTTAACTGCAAAAAGGGATGTGccaaaatgacacattatgagtTCAGGGACTACACAATTTTGTGTTAATTTTGTGCAGCAAGAAAAAgaatcaatcaaacaaacaaaaggtaCTCCTTTTTGCAGATACACATTTTGTTTGGTTATTTGGGATAGTTGAACTCTGTTTTTcacccagccagccacacaattgCTATGTTGAAATGGACACAAAATGTGTAGTCCCTGAACACACTGAAAGATGTGTCATTTTAACACATCCCTTTTTGCAGTGTTTTACCAAACTAGACTTTGATAAAATGGCgtgtgagaggggggaaaaCCAAGTCCTGTTGtttgtcatcatataacaataataataataatgtcacACCTACCGAGTGTCTGCTTGTGTTGTCATAGACAGAGATGTTGTACCATATCTCATATACATTCTTCATAGGACGCTCtttgttcatttttttgttcttcCACCGCATTGGACCCCTCAAATGAATATCAAGGGAATTTCCGCTGATGTGCATATTGAATTGAGGTGGACCCAGGGCCGctgtacacacaaataaagaaacAATCAAATAAATGACATTTTAAGCTACTATTTCATCTCAGCCTATAGCTTGAACATCATTATCCattatcacatacagtagatctctgtttctcaaagtcaccgGTGTTGGGATGAGAAGTAgcctacactctgggggcatacATAGGGGCAAACACTTGGAAGCTAGGTAGAACTGATTATTTTCATAACGACAGTGCTCGTAAACACGAGAAACAGAGCTCAATGTGAAAAATCgtcggaattctcctttaactcgAATCCAAATGAAGAGGCCTACAGtaacttcctgtgtattagccacactaTGAGCTTCagcacagtgttttatgcaagttaaaagaaacaaagccatatgaATACCATATgtactgcccccgtgtattaacctcatagctgaagaaattttgcaaaatcaatagataacctgcggctaatagttgggaaatgacggcaCTTACTGTCCATCCGAGGTTCAAACCTCTGAGTCACTATCCAGTTTGAGGTGACCGCAGAGCCTCTCATTGCCCTCACTCTGGCGTAGTAAGTCTCGTCAAGCTTATAGGTCTGGTCGGACAAGTCACAGGAGTTCAGGAGGATCGATGTGCAATGTTCCACTGGCCTCCATAGAACCTGGCCCTGTTTCGTCTTATCTTCATCACCATAACTATAAaggaggagggtgggtggaTTATCATTTCTAATTATTCTGTTATTACTGTATGCTCTTAAACTGTTACTTTTAATTTCATCTAttacacatgctgtttttttttttttttaattagccaATATATCTTTACTTAAATTGGCTATTTTTTGTGTTGGCTTACTTGAGCTGTACCCTgtaaatccagagttctcgcaagagcacaatttgaatagTGTCTCCAAGATATTCTGGCAGTGATCAATGATGCACATTACTTTTACCCCAGGCATAGGgggaaaccaatcacatcggtgtctGATATAGgtgggccagaggcgagctaaactgatgacgacagcgctgcaacgttcaaagtcagtaaacattggatGCATCGAAGTCCGGAATTAGTCAGCGCAATCTTTCAGATCCTCcatctgaaagattaccagagtctggattttccaggctacttgAGCTGCTCATTTTGAGAGGACATCTAGAGGATAAACTACTCTAAACTCCTTATAGACTCAATCATAGACTTTTTtgtagaacaaaaaaaaactatgatAAAGGAAGTGTCTGtaaccccaaacacacattctgAATGAAGtgttgcatgttgcatgttGCAGTGTgcagctacagtgtgtgtggttgctgcGGTGGTGTCAGgtcaggggaggggagagaagggaagagtttGGGGAAGGTCCCCTGTTTTCTCACATTGCATACTCCACTGAGTAGTTGGTCCCCTCCATACCAGGACTCCACACCACAACATTCTGCAGGTTGATGGAGTTGAAACGAACTCTTTCTGGTGGATCAATGTCAATGGAATCTGTGAtcgagagagataaagacagagagagagggggggggggggggggggggggggggaagagagagaaattgtaTTACTTTCATCCTAATTCAGTTATTAACCATTGCCAGGTTGCAAAACAAACTGCTGACAGACGAGTTGGAGTTGCTTTGAAAAACGTTGTTTTGAAAAACAGTTTTGCTACGCTATGGCTTTTAGGTTCCATTATGTTATAGGCCTATTACCTCTAAACATGGGACAgaaacaaacaggaagtgttttGCGAGCAACAGGTGCctccttttactgtctatgggtgcCTCAGATGAAGAGTTTTGAAAGCACTCAAATCACGTTTGTAACCACATTACAAATCCTGCGACTTCCTGTGTTTCTAGTTTCTTTGAGACCAAACTGTTTGAAATGTCAGATGTAAAGGTTTGACTCACATGACTGAAAACATTTCAGATGACACCattggggaaaaaagaaagtgttttACAATACTAAAGGAATCACGTGACAATGAATGTAGGCTAATGAACATTTTCAGATTCATTTGCATAGCCTAATTTTATTCAGTAGCCTattaaaataggcctaatgacATTTAAGCCTTAGATCGATTAATTTAACATGTTGACTGTCGCTTTGACCGTGTAAGCTAGCCTACTAATCAATTCGGTAGATAACACGCTCACACAGAAGACGCTCTCATTGCAGTGAAATCCACAATACAAGCCAGTGCGTCAATAATTAACACACGGCTACAGACACTGGACTCGAGTGAAAAAGGCTATCCACTGTGAAAACCAACAACAGCGTCCATCTCTCCGTTTATCCTAGAACCGacattataggcctatatataggctataggctagtataggctatatattgtTGAGGCTATAACTGATTTTAACTTCACGTTCAATGACAACATGACCAAAGACCTCAGCGACTTACCTGTCCTGTGTAACGCCAGGAGAGTGACcgcaaataaaaacatgttccACATTTTGGATCTTCTACATCGTGATATAACAGAAGTCAATTAatcatttaaaaagaaaatgaattcCTTCGAAATCTTTCTTCGTAGACAGGTTTGGTGAGCACACTGCACCATCGTGTCTTCCTGGCAGGTGAGTGTCAACTCCAGTCGTAGGACTTGAATGACAGCGTAGGGCGGAGTATCTTATCTTGAGAAGGCGTCAGGTGGAAACCCGCCCGTCTTCCGTTtaccttcattttaattttaaagCAGAAGGTTAGCCTAACACATTTGGATTTGTTCAGTTTCGCACTTAAGCTAAGATATTGAGTTTAATTGAAACATTGAATGTTTTATCAGTGACGAAACATGCTTTGGCaagaatgccccccccccccccccccccccccccccccccccaaacaattCTTTATCTGAAAATGAAACGAATCAAAGCAGCACAGCCCAAATAATTCCCAAGACATAAAGCCTAGGCTACACTTCCTCTTATGACACCAGCCGAGGATATACCGGCCTGTTGGCATTCTGAGTTGACACAGACAACATTCTTCCAGTGCTTCAGATGATTCAGACTTGACCCATATTGAATTCGCACACAAATACAGGAGAACGGTTTTGAATATTTTGTGACAAAGAAAGAGTAATGGATGCTtagtacattgtgtgtgtgtgtgtgtgtgtgtgtgtgtgtgtgtgtgtgtgtgtgtgtgtgtgtgtgtgtgtgtgtgtgtgtgtgtgtgtgcgcgtgcgtgcgtgcgtgcgtgcgtgcaggtgtgtgtgtgtgtgtgtgtgtgtgtggcctactCTCCAAATGGTTGTTTTGAGtagttgagagacagagaataggcctacacCAGTGGATGCACCAAATACAgacttatttacacattcagtcacacatacacatttgtgCACAGTAAACAATGCTCAGCAAGATATACACATATTTAATAATAGCCTATAATAACACTTATTTCTTTGCGTAAATTACTGTATCTCAGAATTACAATGATTACAGTGATATGCCCAGACTATTAAATAATTCAGATTTTAGCCCATAGTCTTTCACATAATTGTATGCTATCATCCTTATGTTAAATTCACCTACATTTGAATGCGCACAATGTAAAAACATTCCTTGGCTGCATATACCATGCATTTACAAGCTGAAAGACAGTTCAGAGGATCTTTGGTGTGGGGAACATCGACTGATCATTAACATTAGAAAAACGTTTGAAAGTTGATCCTATCCCCCCTGTTGTGCTCCtggactgattttttttttaccattttctttctcaaaaatgtttaatttcttttttttaatctgattTGTCTGATTGTCATGAGACTCCGCAGCTTTGTTTACACCGGATATTTGAACACAAAGTACACTTTGGTCATTTTCATTCCTACATCCTTCTTACTCTGGATTAAAAggaataaaaggaaaaaaaatttaaaaaaataaataaataaaacatggcaAACACCATCATCAACTATAATTACTGCAACAGGAAGTACAGTAACTCTGGCATTTCACATAAAAGAAGTCACATGACTAGTTGGATGTAATCCATGTAAGGGTGCCAAGAGTTGACAAAGGCTTTAGGCCGAAAGGTCGTCTAATAAAAATTGGTATTGGATAAGAGCGTGCGGTCTCTTCTGTTCATCTACATTTATCCCGCGACCAGCACCTCGAAAAAACCCAGGTGTGTGCTGACTTTCCTAAAAATATGGGTGCCAGTCCCAAACGTCACCTCATAACCATTTTCTCCTTCCCCAAAGAGAGAGGTCACTTTGGCAAAGTATTGTAACAGAATTTCTTATTGTACATGTAATGATCAATACAAAAATAGACTATGTATGGACAACATAAGAATGTTATATTACATATTGTTACATAGGTTGTTACACTGCTCTTCATTTTATACACTGAAACCAAGACCCCTtaaaataaagtagcctattaCCCGGATTCCACTTGTCTCAAGTGGTTCTGTGCAGAAATGCACTGATGACCATCCACCAGACTAAAAAGGACTAGTTATGAGGGCAAAAATGAGGGCAAATTGACCAAAATGAGGACACCCCCCAAGTTCTCTTTATAGGCCTCttccgtgtgagtgtgagtgtgtgtggggcagggatgtataggctactctcttgtgactcatgtttacattttttctaTGGCTGAAATTCAACCATGTTTAACTTGGCTGTGGCACACTGTAAATCATATAGCTTTTGCAATGGGCCCAGCTGACAAACCGCCAAAAAGAAGGACACTACCTATGTCTGGACAGAGGTCTAGACATCCTGAGGAAAGCTCACCTTAGGCCTAGACTAAAGGCAGAGGAATGCATTCAGAGCACAGGGGTTTACTGTTGTTATGAGGGCCGCGTTTGCCAGATTCGTAAAGAAGCTCtaaagtgctaagaacttcttaggagccctctaagaacgttctaagaaggCTCCTAAGAAATTCTTAGCAGaaatctgggaaacgcagccCATGATTTTGATGATTCATTTTCACCAGACATGCTAATACCCAAGGCCAACTGGAAATGTGTGTGGGTTAgttatgacatcacatttccCTGACAGGAACAACTCTGCTGACTCTGCACCACCTTGCCTATAGTCATCAATGGCCGTTGACATGGCCGAGTGGATACAATTTCATAACTATCGTTTTGAAAAAGCACTCCATCAACACACATCTCATTCCCAATTCTGAGTATCAAAATATCATATGTACAGGAATTCTCACATACTTTCTCTATACGCTTCTTTTAGAAAGTGTTTTGTGTCTGAAGTGAAAGTAGATGTAAGTCTTAGACAGAAGCGAACAACAACGATAACATCAACAACCATCTGCAAATCTGACACGATCTCACCTAATCTGACCCAGCTCTCTGAAATGTaaggtgattgattgattgattgactgattgattgattaattgaatTATTTAAATGATTGGCGATCTGCCTTGGTTCCCCTGTCTTCTTGTTGCTTCGTCTTGCTGTCAGGTTAGCAGAGCACCTGCTGTTTCTACTCTGACCTGCAGATGATGCCActgttcagtaggcctatatgtcacAGTGTGTTCAGGCTACTTCTGCAGGAAAGGAAGGAAACACAATCTATTTATGCCTTCTCACAAATGTTATGGGTTATTTTCTTCCTGTATCAGGGTCTTCCTGTATGTATGTGATTGTTGTTCACAGAGAATGCAATTTGCAGCCCAATAATTTCCCCTTTAGAGGGACAATGAGTCAgggctgtagtactcgagtccggactcggactcgagtccggactcgagtccggttttttatggtctcggacttgtctcggactcgctg from Sardina pilchardus chromosome 12, fSarPil1.1, whole genome shotgun sequence encodes:
- the il20ra gene encoding interleukin-20 receptor subunit alpha isoform X2, producing the protein MWNMFLFAVTLLALHRTDSIDIDPPERVRFNSINLQNVVVWSPGMEGTNYSVEYAIYGDEDKTKQGQVLWRPVEHCTSILLNSCDLSDQTYKLDETYYARVRAMRGSAVTSNWIVTQRFEPRMDTALGPPQFNMHISGNSLDIHLRGPMRWKNKKMNKERPMKNVYEIWYNISVYDNTSRHSQIFTKNQSYRLDSLEYDTMYCVSAGTYSQNIPLESHTSEWKCEKTPTDPFKKHMLMVILAGLLPSAVSLFALILSICLVYHYVFGNKQKQPDCTSISPEEKTFVPPVAVIDVLNIHKPSLQSLEEEIVKLLPSQLPVFKTPPPPAPQQPSDESQPPSYTAQRVDRAPPEYDDDDDEMPPDYGFVSHSPPEESTGRGFDPLAPPQPPMPPVTGHNSYMTQTISRPGQSTYQSNTDEVENEDGEEEEDANGPTLVDWNPSTGVLHIPELNSMPLLGARRAVKQEEVMTVPRSIFSGLVMRQSSRESCESVDGLSKMETIWQLQVQMEE
- the il20ra gene encoding interleukin-20 receptor subunit alpha isoform X1; this translates as MWNMFLFAVTLLALHRTDSIDIDPPERVRFNSINLQNVVVWSPGMEGTNYSVEYAIYGDEDKTKQGQVLWRPVEHCTSILLNSCDLSDQTYKLDETYYARVRAMRGSAVTSNWIVTQRFEPRMDTALGPPQFNMHISGNSLDIHLRGPMRWKNKKMNKERPMKNVYEIWYNISVYDNTSRHSKQIFTKNQSYRLDSLEYDTMYCVSAGTYSQNIPLESHTSEWKCEKTPTDPFKKHMLMVILAGLLPSAVSLFALILSICLVYHYVFGNKQKQPDCTSISPEEKTFVPPVAVIDVLNIHKPSLQSLEEEIVKLLPSQLPVFKTPPPPAPQQPSDESQPPSYTAQRVDRAPPEYDDDDDEMPPDYGFVSHSPPEESTGRGFDPLAPPQPPMPPVTGHNSYMTQTISRPGQSTYQSNTDEVENEDGEEEEDANGPTLVDWNPSTGVLHIPELNSMPLLGARRAVKQEEVMTVPRSIFSGLVMRQSSRESCESVDGLSKMETIWQLQVQMEE